The genomic DNA GGAGTCCTGGTGTCACTGGCCACTGGGACACACGCACCCTGTACAGGCTCCTTGCCCACTCCAAGTCAGGAGAGGGCGTGGAGAGATGCAGGGCAGCTAGGCCGGTTGCAATCTTCCCAAGATTGCAACTTGTCCCAAGCCGGTGGTAGCTCAGGGGACAGGACCCATTCAAATTAGTCCTTCTGAGGACAGTTTACTGCCTTTGGCTGGAGATGAACCCTGCAGGTACGGGCCCCACAGTCTCCTCTGGGGGCGAGTCCACCGACGTGTCCCTCGGCCCGCCGTTTCCTTGGCCCTGCCCGCCCGACGTGCGGCTCTGTGGCCATCTGAGGAAGCAGAAGTCCCAGCGCCGCCGCTTTTTCGTGCTGCGTGCTGACCCACCACGGCTGGAGTGCTATGAGAGCGAGAAGAAGTTCTTGGCCAGCGGCTGCCGCCCACCTCGACCCCGGCGTACCGTTAGCCTGGAAGGTGCCTGCACTATTAGCAAGCGCGCGGATGCCCGTCAGCGCCACCTGATCGTCATCTATACCAGCGACAGCAGCCTGGGCGTGGCGGCGGCCAGTGAAGCAGAGCAGCAAACATGGTACAGCGCCTTGCTCGAGGTGCGCGCCACCGCCGCTGCAGCTGCTGCCACCGCTATGGGTGAGCCCTGGGTGAGCTACGGGGAGGTCAGGGGTTGCTGACTTAGTTTATCTTGAACCCATTTCTCTCAGGATCAACAAAGGTTCAAATCTTAAGCTTTTACACGTCTTGGTCACCTGGGACTCGGTGACCCTACCCCAGCCTCCCAGTGACTTGCCCATTCTCTCCAGGTTTCAGCCCCCAAGAGGCCCCTGAGTCTTGGATCTTCGCCCCGTTCCAGGACGTCTGGCCTGTGACACTGCGgtccaaggggctggggagagcaCCAGGCCTGAGCAGCGGCAGCTATCGCCTGTGCCTGGGTTCTGGGGCCCTGAGCCTCCTGCGGAAGCCGGGAAGCAAAGGCTCCAGAGACAGCCGGGCAACGCCACCACCAGTCCTGCGCTTGTCCTTGCTCAGTGTGCGCCGCTGCGGCCACGCAGattcctttttcttcctggaacTCGGGCGCTCAGCGCCCATAGGTCCTGGTGAGCTGTGGCTGCAGGCCCCTGATGCAGTGGTGGCCCAAAGCATTCATGAGACCGTCCTGGCTGCCATGAAGAGACTGGGGAGCAGTGCAGCCAGTGGCAAAGCTGAGGCACCGCTGGGAGATTCTCCAAAGGGGGCTTCTGCAGTCCCTGCCCCAGCACCATATGAGATCCCTGCTTTGGCACTGGCAGCACAAGCGAGAAGTCCGGGTGAGAGAGCGAAGCAGGACTACGTCAATCCACTGGAAAGGATGGGGTCAGCACCCTCCTACAGGGGGCCAGATCTGGGTGGGGACTACATCGCCATGGGAATGAGGAATGACTATGTGCACATGGGGGGGAAAGCTGCTGAGTACATGTGGATGGCGCCCCCaggtctccctccccccacccctcccagggTAGATCCCAGAAAGGAGCCTGAGGATTGTGAGAGCACAGAGTATATGCCCATGAACAGATTTTTACCGGGGCCTCTTTActacgagttcaaggccagggagCCTGAACATGGGCATTCTAGTGCCCAGTGTAGCATTAGGGACAGATGGAGACCCACGGTGGCTCAGCCCCGCTCTTCCCAAGGGTCAGAGCTCTCTGGGGACTACATGTACATCCCTGACTATCCCAGTGCTAGGCTGGGGTCTCTGGACAGCTGCCTCAACTATGTGGACCTGGACCTAGTCCCTCCCCTGGAGGTTCCTGGAGCGGCCCCAGGGAATAGTCCACATAGCTATGCCAGCATcaagttctagaactttcagaagATAGGGGAGGAGAACCAAGCATTGGttagggaagagaggaaaagaagagaaaaccttAGCACTGTTCAGCTCAGCTTCTGCACATAGGAGCCAGGGACTCTGAGGCCTTGTGAGGTGCTATGCTGCCCCCTTGCCTGCTCTGTCTCTTCCAGCTGTACCGCCTCAGAAACACCTCAGGAAGAAGTGCTCCAAAGAAATTAGACTCTTAAGAGAAAGTACTAGAACATCTCtctgcacccccaccccaaacccaaacaacaaacaaataaaacacctACAGAACCAGTCTCGGGCGAGCTGTGGCTGAAGCATGGATGAATTCTCACCCTGGTTTGGGACAGCTCAGTCCCCTCACATGTTGGCAGCTAGATGCCATTGTGTCTTCTCAGCCAAAGAAGTATCCTAACCCGGTGTTTGCAAGGCAAAGCGTAAGTCCTAAGGCTCAGAAACAATGGGGGTGAGGGGAGCATCAGGGACCATGTTGGTGGCCCCCAAGCAGCCTGTCCTCCCCTGAGTCATCCTGCTAGGGTCTGAGTCAGGCTCACCTGAGCCTTCTCTGGGCCTGGGAGACCAGATCAATTTCCTTACTTCCCCTGCTGTGGACCCAACCCACCCATTAAAGGTGCCCTGCTCCCTGACTATCTTGGCTCAGTGGGCTTCCCTGCCCCAGGGAGTGGGTGACCTGGAGGAAGAATAATTGAGTGTAGTGGTGTAACGGGCCCAGCCTGCTTCTGCATCCCATGCCCCACTGCAGAGAGCCTGGTTTGCACACTCTGATTTATTGTCAACAAAACGGCTTAGGAGAGAAGACAGCCCctgtggagggaggggaggggacactATGGACGGTGGTTATCGGGGTTCTGTGTGGGTCGTGGGTCAGTGCTTCCAGAACAGCTCTGGCCACCATTGGGGCCAGGGTCTTCAGAGACATAGGCAGGGTCTGGGCAGCTGGCAGAAGGCAGGGAGCTTGCCTGGGAGTCGGGGGTCTGCTCTCCCTGGCTCATCTGCAGCAGACCAGCAAGGGCGATCATCTCCGCCTCGCTGAGCCAGGTTGGGGGGCGGGCCTGGGAGGAGGGGGGGCGggcctgggaggagaaggggcagCCTTGGGAGGAGGAGGGCTGCACAGAGGAGGACATGATAGGAGGCGGGAGCAACAGCTTTAGTGAGCCCATTGCCTGAGAAGACGGGAAGGGAAGTTTGTCCCACtggctctgaatggagaaagggagagagaatgtaGGGAGGCTCATTCTCACCTGCTGAGGGGGCTTGGGCAGGTATAGGGGAACACGCTGCCCAGGGGATAGCAGAGGGTCCAAGAGAAAGACTTCTTCAGAGTTTCTCACTGGGAGCCCTGAGGAAGAGAGCCTGCTAGCTTGGTGGCCTTGGCCTGCCACCCTAGCCCTCAGTGCAGCTTCCTCAGCAACTTCACAACTGAGCTGAGGGGCCGAGAGAAGTACCTGTGCCCCTAGATGCCACCTGCTTCTCTTCTGGATGTCCTGAGGTAGTGGGCATCCTGCCCCAGTCATCATACATAGGCCAAGAAGGATGGCACAGGGTCCTGTTAGACAAAGATATCCCTGACCCACAGCTGGCCCCCTGTGGAGAACAGAAAATGACTGAGCTCCATCTCTTGGCACTCCTGCTACCTTGAGACAGAGCCACAGATCCAACTCACCAGCAGCTGGGGTCCTGTATTAGCCTGGTGGCTGGGATCCCAAAGTGGCAGAGGAGTCATCCTTGAGGGGGTGACCTGGTAGGTCCTCCAGGGAGAAAGAGGTACTGTCAATAAAAGAAACAAGATTAGAACAGGCTCTGAATCTCCCGGGCCTTGTGGGTAAAAACAGCAAGACCTGGTGCCTACCTGGGGCTTCTGCAGTCAACTCAGTAGCCAGGTGCCTGAAAGGCAGCAgctgctttctttctgtctccgATGGGCTGAGTGCCTGGGGCTGTGAGCTGTGAGAAGGGAGGGACAGGCTTCCCAACTCACTTCCCTTCCTAAAGCTGACCTGAGTCAGTCGCAGGACAAGCAATATACCCACTTCCTGTACCGACCTCCTGGATAATTCTTTTTCGGGAAGAGCCCACAACGCCTCCTAGCGGCCCCCACCACGCCCTCACCTGTCCTGCACAGGCGTTTGTTGCTTTTCCATAGTCTCCTCTCCAGAGCTCCAGGCCTCTCCCTGGTCACTGCCCGTGGAGAGGTCTAGCCCCTCCGTCGCCTCCTCCTGGCCTGTGCCCCATGGCCCAAGCCAAGGCAACATCCTGCGTCTGGTGAAGCACCAGGCAATACCCACCGCCGTGCTTGCGTGCCGCCCTGACTACATGAGCGCCCAAGCCCTAGCCCCCTCAGAGGTGTTGCCACAACGCCTGCGCTAGCGTTTCGCCAGCCACGTGGCACGCTCCCACCGTGTACTCAAGGGCTCCCCCTGGCGGCAGAGGCATGGGGCACTTGTGTCTGCACAGCTCCTCTGCCGGAGGCACAGAAACATAGCACTCTACCGCTGGGACTCACAGTTGGGGACTCTGGTCCCCAAGGTCGCGCATTCATGGACAGGCAGGAACACACCTGAGGGCCAACCTACAGGCCTTTGGGCTTCTCTTTATTGTGTTTGACACAACACTCTTCACCCAGATAGGGGCTGCACTCGAAGCAGCCTAAGGGCAGGGGGAATACCCAAGACCAATACTACACACAAGACCATGGTCACCAAGTCCTTGTTAATTGGCAGGGCCCAGGTGTCATCTGCTCCCAGGGCAGGTCCGGTGGTAGTTGGGGCCCAGAGCCCCAACCTCTACCCCTAAGGCTGTTCCAGAAGTGCGTGAAGGACAGCAGCGATGTGAGGGAGGCCCCTTCCAGGGGCCCCTTCCTCTTCCAGGATGTGGTGGGGCTGGCACAGGGACTCCTGGGGGGAGGGGCCCAGGTTAAGTTTTCCCATCGAATTACCCCACAAGGTTAAGAGAGTGGGGGCTCCTGGTAGACACTGACCCGTGCCTGGGGACACATGACACATGGAAGCTGGCAGCAGATAACACAGGGGGCCTGGGCAGGAGGCCTGTCATTTCCAAAGGGAAATGTCTGCACAGGCAGGTAGCCCAGGCAGAACAGGGCCTGGCGGAAGCAGGagctcacacaagcacacacagaggtGACAGTCTATACAGTTTATACACAGAGCTGAGAGCCCATACTGGGCTCACATCCCCTACAAATAGAGTTCTCTCTACAAAACAGAGATAATTTAGCTCCCCATAGCAGCCagtagggggagggaggacagataGGGAAAAGCTGAGTTCCTGTCATCCCTGGGGCACaggatggaggtgggggtgggggcagagggctGGTGGGGAGGACCCGAAGGTACCGTCAGTACTAACGGTAAGGGCTACTGTGGGCACTAGAGTGGGCTTCTGAGGTCAGTGTTTGTGAGGGTACACTAGTGTCTTTGGTAGGGCTGAAGGCACCACCGGTGGGGACAGGCTGAACAGGAGGTCTTATAAATagaaggtggggagggaaggggtaACGTGGGTCCTAGGAGCCCAGGAGCCGAGTGTAGACGACATAGAGCAGCAGCATGGAGACCACgtagaagaggaggaagccaccCAGACCAGAGGGGGGCTGGACTGGGACAGGGGCCTTGCCCCCAGCCAGGATCACAGCCTCCAGGATGGTCTGCAGCCCCTGGGCGGTGCCCCGGAGGAGATCCGAGGGCGAGCACAGGTCAGCctggggagggaggacagggcAGATGGACAAGGACAAATAACACAAGTTAGCAGCATCAAGCCACAGGCCTTCCCACCCTGCCCTCACAAACAAGGACCACAGCCAGAGCCATACCGACATGCAGACATGcaggacagacagggagacaggagaagaGAGCAGGGCAGGAGATGTGAGGGGTGGGACCAGGACACATGCTTCCTGTAGGAGCAAACACCCCTGTGGATGGAACTCCGCCCCTCATGCACAGTATCCAGCTGAGCCCTAGGCACCGATACCCTCCAGAGCAAAGCACAGCCCTCATACCTCTGGCACACCCATTTTCCGACAGGCCTCTAAGAAATTCTCTACGTTCTTCCGAGACTTGAGGGCACTGAGCTTTGGCTGAAGacggaagagaagggaaaggaatttGGAAAGGCAAAGCCAGAGTCCCGTCCCTTCACCTCTTCATCTGTTTGGGCTGCTACTGACCACAGCAGGTGAGGGCACATGAATGAAGGGCACAGAGCGGGGTCGAAGCTGGTTCGCCAGCTGGCAGAGGATGACCCCGTTGGCGAGAGCCTCTGCCAGGTCCTCAGGTAGGGGTTGCTGCAGCCGTGACTCTAGGAtctggaagcagaaacaggaggagcAGGCAGGGTTATCAGGGTCACaccatcccttccccttctccatgACAGCTCTAGGACAAGAAGGAGTTGTTGCAGGCTGTGTGGGtcctgaggaaggaagggaaggggggcgCCATACTGGGCCAGGCCTCCCTCTCTTTGCTCACCTGGCGGAGTTGTGATATTAGCTCCTTCTCCTCTAGAATCTGAGGAAACGGCCGAGGTCTCAAAACAGACTCTGGAGATGAAGGGCCTGGAAGGAGAAGCGGGATGATGGGTAAACTCTGGAGCCTGCTTCCAGCAGTCTGATACCAATACCAACTCTGGCCTAGGGGTTTTACATGGACAGGGACGACATCCTAAGAGACACAAGCCCCAAGAGATAGGAGTCCTGCCCAAGGTTAGTGCCAGGAAGACAGACTTACTTGAGCCACTCTGAGAAGAGGAGCGGAAGAGGAAGCTGTTTGGTCTCTGAATGGAGCCCAGTGGCCTGGGAACAGGAGCTGTCACTGGGGAGAAAGCCAGGGACAGGCAAAGAGACATCCCCTCAGTAGTCCATTCTTCCTTCAGGCCTCTATGGTCCAACCACCTCCAAGCCATCACCTAAAGACGCTGTCCTACCTGGTCCAGATACAGGAAGGGGGTCCTGGGAGGTGGAGGGTAGTGTGGGAGCTCCCTGCTCCCCTGAAACTCCCAGTTGGGCAGCACTGGACTTTGGTGGGCCactgaggagaaaagaagggactCAAAGAAGGCCACAAGGAAGGCATAGGGAGGTGGATCTCAGAGGACACCTACTTGCAGGCGGTCTGTGTGGATGGGGCCGAGGCACCTGCCCCAGTAGCCCTGATCCCCCGCTTTGGGAtgctggaagaagagaaccaagccGGGCAGTCAGGCCGCACATTCAGTAGAACAAAAGTCTGAGAGACGTTTGCATCTGCCCCTTCCAGGCCTTAAACCCTCACCTGTCTTTCTTGGAGGGCCCCCACGCCCCACTCTGTTGCTGTAGCCGCCGCTCCCGCTCCTGCCATAAGTGCAAAGTGTCTGGGCGCCGCCTCTCCTCCCCTGCAGGCTCCTCCCGCCTGGCAGAAGACAGGGCAAGAGAGACCTTTGTCAGGTGAAGGGGAGGTGCCCAGGGCTGCTGGGTAGGAGGCAGAAGAGAGGGCTTGGGATGGGAATACCTGCTGCTAGATGGCCTCTCCATATCCCCAGCTGCAAGGCTTAACTCAGAAGGCAGCGGCTCCTGAAGAGAGGACAGCAGAGCTGAAGAGAGGCCCGGCCCTGTTTACCCTCACTTCCCGTTCAGTGCCTCTCCACCTGCCAGGGAACAGACCTGGGTCCTAACCTCAGCTGCACTCTGCTCGTCATCCCCAGGAACGTGACTGTCAATAAAGTCAATCTGTTCCAAGTCTCCATCACCTGCAAGATCAGGGCATGTCAGCAAGCAAGCACGAGGGGGCTTCCAGGCCCACATTCACCATCACTTTTTGGGAAAACTCTCTTGCTCACCAGAGCCATCTTCCCTAGGTT from Rattus norvegicus strain BN/NHsdMcwi chromosome 12, GRCr8, whole genome shotgun sequence includes the following:
- the Irs3 gene encoding insulin receptor substrate 3 (The RefSeq protein has 2 substitutions compared to this genomic sequence) — encoded protein: MKPAGTGPTVSSGGESTDVSLGPPFPWPCPPDVRLCGHLRKQKSQRRRFFVLRADPPRLECYESEKKFLASGCRPPRPRRTVSLEGACTISKRADARQRHLIVIYTSDSSLGVAAASEAEQQTWYSALLEVRATAAAAAATAMGFSPQEAPESWIFAPFQDVWPVTLRSKGLGRAPGLSSGSYRLCLGSGALSLLRKPGSKGSRDSRATPPPVLRLSLLSVRRCGHADSFFFLELGRSAPIGPGELWLQAPDAVVAQSIHETVLAAMKRLGSSAASGKAEAPLGDSPKGASAVPAPAPYEIPALALAAQARSPGERAKQDYVNPLERMGSAPSYRGPDLGGDYIAMGMRNDYVHMGGKAAEYMWMAPPGLPPPTPPRVDPRKEPEDCESTEYMPMNRFLPGPLYYEFKAREPEHGHSSAQCSIRDRWRPMVAQPRSSQGSELSGDYMYIPDYPSARLGSLDSCLNYVDLDLVPPLEVPGAAPGNSPHSYASIKF
- the Sap25 gene encoding histone deacetylase complex subunit SAP25, whose translation is MTPLPLWDPSHQANTGPQLLGASCGSGISLSNRTLCHPSWPMYDDWGRMPTTSGHPEEKQVASRGTGLPVRNSEEVFLLDPLLSPGQRVPLYLPKPPQQVRMSLPTFSLPFSIQSQWDKLPFPSSQAMGSLKLLLPPPIMSSSVQPSSSQGCPFSSQARPPSSQARPPTWLSEAEMIALAGLLQMSQGEQTPDSQASSLPSASCPDPAYVSEDPGPNGGQSCSGSTDPRPTQNPDNHRP
- the Lrch4 gene encoding leucine-rich repeat and calponin homology domain-containing protein 4 isoform X15, which gives rise to MEAGRRGAALGDLVPSRPPSFSPCPAEDLFPGRRYDGGLDSGFHSVDSGSKRWSGNESTDDFSELSFRISELAREPRGPRQPREDGSGDGDLEQIDFIDSHVPGDDEQSAAEEPLPSELSLAAGDMERPSSSRREEPAGEERRRPDTLHLWQERERRLQQQSGAWGPSKKDSIPKRGIRATGAGASAPSTQTACNGPPKSSAAQLGVSGEQGAPTLPSTSQDPLPVSGPVTAPVPRPLGSIQRPNSFLFRSSSQSGSSPSSPESVLRPRPFPQILEEKELISQLRQILESRLQQPLPEDLAEALANGVILCQLANQLRPRSVPFIHVPSPAVPKLSALKSRKNVENFLEACRKMGVPEADLCSPSDLLRGTAQGLQTILEAVILAGGKAPVPVQPPSGLGGFLLFYVVSMLLLYVVYTRLLGS
- the Lrch4 gene encoding leucine-rich repeat and calponin homology domain-containing protein 4 isoform X14 encodes the protein MYTLPLGLLWLGTGDCTMTDLSRNRFPEVPEAACQLVSLEGLSLYHNCLRCLNPALGNLTALTYLNLSRNQLSSLPPYICQLPLRVLIISNNKLGALPPDISTLGSLRQLDVSSNELQSLPVELCSLRSLRDLNVRRNQLSTLPDELGDLPLVRLDFSCNRVSRIPVSFCRLRHLQVILLDSNPLQSPPAQICLKGKLHIFKYLTMEAGRRGAALGDLVPSRPPSFSPCPAEDLFPGRRYDGGLDSGFHSVDSGSKRWSGNESTDDFSELSFRISELAREPRGPRQPREDGSGDGDLEQIDFIDSHVPGDDEQSAAEEPLPSELSLAAGDMERPSSSRREEPAGEERRRPDTLHLWQERERRLQQQSGAWGPSKKDSIPKRGIRATGAGASAPSTQTACNGPPKSSAAQLGVSGEQGAPTLPSTSQDPLPVSGPVTAPVPRPLGSIQRPNSFLFRSSSQSGSSPSSPESVLRPRPFPQILEEKELISQLRQILESRLQQPLPEDLAEALANGVILCQLANQLRPRSVPFIHVPSPAVPKLSALKSRKNVENFLEACRKMGVPEADLCSPSDLLRGTAQGLQTILEAVILAGGKAPVPVQPPSGLGGFLLFYVVSMLLLYVVYTRLLGS
- the Lrch4 gene encoding leucine-rich repeat and calponin homology domain-containing protein 4 isoform X12, which gives rise to MYTLPLGLLWLGTGDCTMTDLSRNRFPEVPEAACQLVSLEGLSLYHNCLRCLNPALGNLTALTYLNLSRNQLSSLPPYICQLPLRVLIISNNKLGALPPDISTLGSLRQLDVSSNELQSLPVELCSLRSLRDLNVRRNQLSTLPDELGDLPLVRLDFSCNRVSRIPVSFCRLRHLQVILLDSNPLQSPPAQICLKGKLHIFKYLTMEAGRRGAALGDLVPSRPPSFSPCPAEDLFPGRRYDGGLDSGFHSVDSGSKRWSGNESTDDFSELSFRISELAREPRGPRQPREDGSGDGDLEQIDFIDSHVPGDDEQSAAEVRTQEPLPSELSLAAGDMERPSSSRREEPAGEERRRPDTLHLWQERERRLQQQSGAWGPSKKDSIPKRGIRATGAGASAPSTQTACNGPPKSSAAQLGVSGEQGAPTLPSTSQDPLPVSGPVTAPVPRPLGSIQRPNSFLFRSSSQSGSSPSSPESVLRPRPFPQILEEKELISQLRQILESRLQQPLPEDLAEALANGVILCQLANQLRPRSVPFIHVPSPAVPKLSALKSRKNVENFLEACRKMGVPEADLCSPSDLLRGTAQGLQTILEAVILAGGKAPVPVQPPSGLGGFLLFYVVSMLLLYVVYTRLLGS
- the Lrch4 gene encoding leucine-rich repeat and calponin homology domain-containing protein 4 isoform X7; translation: MAAAVAGPLAAGGEEAAASVSVPGSPGLPGSRSAERALEEAVATGTLNLSNRRLKHFPRGAARSYDLSDITQADLSRNRFPEVPEAACQLVSLEGLSLYHNCLRCLNPALGNLTALTYLNLSRNQLSSLPPYICQLPLRVLIISNNKLGALPPDISTLGSLRQLDVSSNELQSLPVELCSLRSLRDLNVRRNQLSTLPDVSFCRLRHLQVILLDSNPLQSPPAQICLKGKLHIFKYLTMEAGRRGAALGDLVPSRPPSFSPCPAEDLFPGRRYDGGLDSGFHSVDSGSKRWSGNESTDDFSELSFRISELAREPRGPRQPREDGSGDGDLEQIDFIDSHVPGDDEQSAAEEPLPSELSLAAGDMERPSSSRREEPAGEERRRPDTLHLWQERERRLQQQSGAWGPSKKDSIPKRGIRATGAGASAPSTQTACNGPPKSSAAQLGVSGEQGAPTLPSTSQDPLPVSGPVTAPVPRPLGSIQRPNSFLFRSSSQSGSSPSSPESVLRPRPFPQILEEKELISQLRQILESRLQQPLPEDLAEALANGVILCQLANQLRPRSVPFIHVPSPAVPKLSALKSRKNVENFLEACRKMGVPEADLCSPSDLLRGTAQGLQTILEAVILAGGKAPVPVQPPSGLGGFLLFYVVSMLLLYVVYTRLLGS
- the Lrch4 gene encoding leucine-rich repeat and calponin homology domain-containing protein 4 isoform X1, with protein sequence MAAAVAGPLAAGGEEAAASVSVPGSPGLPGSRSAERALEEAVATGTLNLSNRRLKHFPRGAARSYDLSDITQAAPSGPLLSLDLSRNRFPEVPEAACQLVSLEGLSLYHNCLRCLNPALGNLTALTYLNLSRNQLSSLPPYICQLPLRVLIISNNKLGALPPDISTLGSLRQLDVSSNELQSLPVELCSLRSLRDLNVRRNQLSTLPDELGDLPLVRLDFSCNRVSRIPVSFCRLRHLQVILLDSNPLQSPPAQICLKGKLHIFKYLTMEAGRRGAALGDLVPSRPPSFSPCPAEDLFPGRRYDGGLDSGFHSVDSGSKRWSGNESTDDFSELSFRISELAREPRGPRQPREDGSGDGDLEQIDFIDSHVPGDDEQSAAEVRTQEPLPSELSLAAGDMERPSSSRREEPAGEERRRPDTLHLWQERERRLQQQSGAWGPSKKDSIPKRGIRATGAGASAPSTQTACNGPPKSSAAQLGVSGEQGAPTLPSTSQDPLPVSGPVTAPVPRPLGSIQRPNSFLFRSSSQSGSSPSSPESVLRPRPFPQILEEKELISQLRQILESRLQQPLPEDLAEALANGVILCQLANQLRPRSVPFIHVPSPAVPKLSALKSRKNVENFLEACRKMGVPEADLCSPSDLLRGTAQGLQTILEAVILAGGKAPVPVQPPSGLGGFLLFYVVSMLLLYVVYTRLLGS
- the Lrch4 gene encoding leucine-rich repeat and calponin homology domain-containing protein 4 isoform X4, which codes for MAAAVAGPLAAGGEEAAASVSVPGSPGLPGSRSAERALEEAVATGTLNLSNRRLKHFPRGAARSYDLSDITQAAPSGPLLSLDLSRNRFPEVPEAACQLVSLEGLSLYHNCLRCLNPALGNLTALTYLNLSRNQLSSLPPYICQLPLRVLIISNNKLGALPPDISTLGSLRQLDVSSNELQSLPVELCSLRSLRDLNVRRNQLSTLPDVSFCRLRHLQVILLDSNPLQSPPAQICLKGKLHIFKYLTMEAGRRGAALGDLVPSRPPSFSPCPAEDLFPGRRYDGGLDSGFHSVDSGSKRWSGNESTDDFSELSFRISELAREPRGPRQPREDGSGDGDLEQIDFIDSHVPGDDEQSAAEVRTQEPLPSELSLAAGDMERPSSSRREEPAGEERRRPDTLHLWQERERRLQQQSGAWGPSKKDSIPKRGIRATGAGASAPSTQTACNGPPKSSAAQLGVSGEQGAPTLPSTSQDPLPVSGPVTAPVPRPLGSIQRPNSFLFRSSSQSGSSPSSPESVLRPRPFPQILEEKELISQLRQILESRLQQPLPEDLAEALANGVILCQLANQLRPRSVPFIHVPSPAVPKLSALKSRKNVENFLEACRKMGVPEADLCSPSDLLRGTAQGLQTILEAVILAGGKAPVPVQPPSGLGGFLLFYVVSMLLLYVVYTRLLGS
- the Lrch4 gene encoding leucine-rich repeat and calponin homology domain-containing protein 4 isoform X3, which codes for MAAAVAGPLAAGGEEAAASVSVPGSPGLPGSRSAERALEEAVATGTLNLSNRRLKHFPRGAARSYDLSDITQADLSRNRFPEVPEAACQLVSLEGLSLYHNCLRCLNPALGNLTALTYLNLSRNQLSSLPPYICQLPLRVLIISNNKLGALPPDISTLGSLRQLDVSSNELQSLPVELCSLRSLRDLNVRRNQLSTLPDELGDLPLVRLDFSCNRVSRIPVSFCRLRHLQVILLDSNPLQSPPAQICLKGKLHIFKYLTMEAGRRGAALGDLVPSRPPSFSPCPAEDLFPGRRYDGGLDSGFHSVDSGSKRWSGNESTDDFSELSFRISELAREPRGPRQPREDGSGDGDLEQIDFIDSHVPGDDEQSAAEEPLPSELSLAAGDMERPSSSRREEPAGEERRRPDTLHLWQERERRLQQQSGAWGPSKKDSIPKRGIRATGAGASAPSTQTACNGPPKSSAAQLGVSGEQGAPTLPSTSQDPLPVSGPVTAPVPRPLGSIQRPNSFLFRSSSQSGSSPSSPESVLRPRPFPQILEEKELISQLRQILESRLQQPLPEDLAEALANGVILCQLANQLRPRSVPFIHVPSPAVPKLSALKSRKNVENFLEACRKMGVPEADLCSPSDLLRGTAQGLQTILEAVILAGGKAPVPVQPPSGLGGFLLFYVVSMLLLYVVYTRLLGS
- the Lrch4 gene encoding leucine-rich repeat and calponin homology domain-containing protein 4 isoform X5, which gives rise to MAAAVAGPLAAGGEEAAASVSVPGSPGLPGSRSAERALEEAVATGTLNLSNRRLKHFPRGAARSYDLSDITQADLSRNRFPEVPEAACQLVSLEGLSLYHNCLRCLNPALGNLTALTYLNLSRNQLSSLPPYICQLPLRVLIISNNKLGALPPDISTLGSLRQLDVSSNELQSLPVELCSLRSLRDLNVRRNQLSTLPDVSFCRLRHLQVILLDSNPLQSPPAQICLKGKLHIFKYLTMEAGRRGAALGDLVPSRPPSFSPCPAEDLFPGRRYDGGLDSGFHSVDSGSKRWSGNESTDDFSELSFRISELAREPRGPRQPREDGSGDGDLEQIDFIDSHVPGDDEQSAAEVRTQEPLPSELSLAAGDMERPSSSRREEPAGEERRRPDTLHLWQERERRLQQQSGAWGPSKKDSIPKRGIRATGAGASAPSTQTACNGPPKSSAAQLGVSGEQGAPTLPSTSQDPLPVSGPVTAPVPRPLGSIQRPNSFLFRSSSQSGSSPSSPESVLRPRPFPQILEEKELISQLRQILESRLQQPLPEDLAEALANGVILCQLANQLRPRSVPFIHVPSPAVPKLSALKSRKNVENFLEACRKMGVPEADLCSPSDLLRGTAQGLQTILEAVILAGGKAPVPVQPPSGLGGFLLFYVVSMLLLYVVYTRLLGS
- the Lrch4 gene encoding leucine-rich repeat and calponin homology domain-containing protein 4 (The RefSeq protein has 1 substitution compared to this genomic sequence), encoding MAAAVAGPLAAGSEEAAASVSVPGSPGLPGSRSAERALEEAVATGTLNLSNRRLKHFPRGAARSYDLSDITQADLSRNRFPEVPEAACQLVSLEGLSLYHNCLRCLNPALGNLTALTYLNLSRNQLSSLPPYICQLPLRVLIISNNKLGALPPDISTLGSLRQLDVSSNELQSLPVELCSLRSLRDLNVRRNQLSTLPDELGDLPLVRLDFSCNRVSRIPVSFCRLRHLQVILLDSNPLQSPPAQICLKGKLHIFKYLTMEAGRRGAALGDLVPSRPPSFSPCPAEDLFPGRRYDGGLDSGFHSVDSGSKRWSGNESTDDFSELSFRISELAREPRGPRQPREDGSGDGDLEQIDFIDSHVPGDDEQSAAEVRTQEPLPSELSLAAGDMERPSSSRREEPAGEERRRPDTLHLWQERERRLQQQSGAWGPSKKDSIPKRGIRATGAGASAPSTQTACNGPPKSSAAQLGVSGEQGAPTLPSTSQDPLPVSGPVTAPVPRPLGSIQRPNSFLFRSSSQSGSSPSSPESVLRPRPFPQILEEKELISQLRQILESRLQQPLPEDLAEALANGVILCQLANQLRPRSVPFIHVPSPAVPKLSALKSRKNVENFLEACRKMGVPEADLCSPSDLLRGTAQGLQTILEAVILAGGKAPVPVQPPSGLGGFLLFYVVSMLLLYVVYTRLLGS